One Nicotiana tomentosiformis chromosome 1, ASM39032v3, whole genome shotgun sequence genomic window, ttttacaacaaatagcctaagctccacacaatgtatataacacccaaaaacaagcaatagaaatagaaaaataatcaacatagggcacaccttcattaaatccaaatttagataattatattaacacctcttcttaagttcatttaattaattatttgcagaggaaaaatccataatgaaattaaatctcATGaatatcaaactcacggaattcacataaatatacaggtaacatacacatcaaatcgtcatataaaaataaattcaataaatgcgaattgaagcatggcaaacagatgactaaataaatgccaacaattatccaatttactgcacaatatgcccaagactctaactcaataaaatttgcacatataagcccgagtacgtactcgtcatctcatgTACACggtttttcacatttcacaaatggcacataagactcgatgcctaaggggtaattcccccactcgagattaggcaagacacttacctttttgaagttatgccgatattccaaaattgccttcttgcttgaattgacctccggacaactcaaatctatccaatttaattatacaacttcattaaaattcattgaaaataattccggataataatacatcgacttaaaattttattccaaaaaactcaacaaaagtcaatgcgggactcgcttctcggaacccgacataattttcataaaatatgaacacccattccgatacgagttcaaccatactaattttatcgaattccaataaaaaatcggccttcaaatcttaaatttaaaccaagagggttttctaaatttttcaacacAATTCACTAATtcagtgataaaaacaacaatagattcatgtaatttaaccaaaatcaagttaggaattcttaccccaatattttccttgaaaaactctcgaaaaatcgcctcgcccgagcttccttggtctaaaaatggaagaatgacacgaaattggactttattctgctgcccaggggtttgttcttcgcgttcgcgatgaacaaattcttcaaaagtcattttcaaactcttctcagacagtcTATAATATAATtatcataacgttttgtacaaaactccaaatgataaatggtttgattttctgaaaactagactccaagagcTATAACCTTTATTtattgctcatctcccaattccttatagattatgagatataagcttctaaaataagccctatgcaacagagatttcccaACTCTTTTcggacagcctatagtatatccaccataactttttgtacacaactccaatcgaaaaatggtttacctttctgaatactagacacaaagggctacaatttttatttttggataatctccaaattccttgtatattgtgagatataagccTCTAAAATCAAATAacgaacaacaaaatttccttcttcgcgaacgcgaagaacaaagtcctaacagcaaaatccttcttcccGAACGCGAGAGGCTActagcgaacgcgaagaacaataccataACCAGCAACTAGCAGCATctaaacacccaaacttggttcaaaactaccccgaatcaaaccggaggcccccgggaccccgtccaatcgtaccaaccagtcccaatacataacacgaacctgctcgaggtctcaaataatatcaaagccacgaatcatacccaattcaagactaatgaactttgaaattttaaattctatatcttgtgccgaaacacatcaaatcattctggaatgacttcaaattttgcacacaagtcataattgacataatgaagctatttcaatttccagaatcgaattccggccccgatatcaaaaagtcaactcccccggtcaaacttttcaaaaattcatctttcgccatttcaagccaaattcctctacagacctccaaataatttttcggacatgctcctaagtccataatcaccatacagagctattgacatcgtcaaaattccattctggagtcgtcttcgcacagttccgactacggtaaaaatcctaagacttccGTCTTGGGGAccaagtgttccaaatcactcagaaacatccgataactgaattaaaccacgcacgcaagtcaatacacataataagaagctgctcagggccttatgccaccagacggggcttaaattcttaaaacgacaagtcgggttgttacatttaaTCAAATTTATTACTTATTAGAATTGAGTAAGAAGTCCTTATAATTAGGACTTTAATATTTAggtttttcaaattaatttaaaatttgacTATTAAaactttccttatttgagttagGTAAAAACTCTTAATACTTAGGAATTTAATATCGATTAAGATTTtacttatatataaatataaattctttccttatttaaatttttttttgtaagAATTATTACTTAAGTTTTTTAATATCTTCCAAAACAATACGACTTAAATGACTGTAGAAGTCGTTATCCAagttttgagaaaataattttttgaatgGGATACAAAAATGTGTGTGCCtgtcaaaaataatttaaaaaataaatattataataattattctaTTTTCTTAAACAACATAGTAGATGGCTTTAAGAATTTCAAATATGTTGTGAATTTCTAAAAATTATTACAACTCCGTTATTTTGGCCATATCTTTTTAATTAAGCAAGAAAATAATAAAGTTCtagctaattttttttttattgatttgacccaaaaataaaaatacacaatTAAGATAGATAGTTATTTgcatataaaaaaataataaataatacacaattggtattttattattttagctAAACCATTTTTATGCTAATGTGTTGGAATTcggtttaaattttttaaataaatttgatccgaaaataaaataaaatatacaatTGGATCAAATAGCCATTAAAtctaaaaaagaaattaaaaatacaaaactaGATAAAATATGTTGTATATTAGATGAATTAAGAATAAATACATAATTATAttgtaataaataaataattatattaacaattGAAAAATATTACATCAGcaatttgattttttaatttttttcacttTCACGCGCCTAAAGGAGAGTGTATGTatccacactctttatcacattaCCATTCCGGAGTAACAATCAAATAGCCAACTTCGAGGGTAACTAAGACTATACTTTATTTAGGTGTGTAACGATTTCGTGCAAAGTTTAGAAATTTTTTTTTAACATAAGCACCATATTTTTGGCTCATAGATTGACATGGTTCTTTTAGAATCTACTAACGTTAATTAATTTCATTACAATCTTAGATTCTTACTTCCATAAAAGAAAATATTCGGATGCATGGTTGTGTGCTTGGACAAAAAAAAAAGTTCCCTCCAAAATAAAGAAATAGTAGATTAATCAAAATGTAGTGGTTGAATAATACATTTTGTAATAGTAATTTAGTCTTTTTTAATATGTTTGAAATAATTCATATAATATATCTCCTTGatcataaaaatagaaaaaatgtgTTTTGGTCTTGAGAGTTTCTTCGTTCGTTGAAGTTAGCTAATTAGGATCAACAACTTGTacaaacttaagcttttgttaattttaattttataactcaaactcaaattcaaatataatatttatataattttctaaaattttatattCATCGAGATAGATAAATATCCAAAAACTAGTTTTTTGGAAAAGTCTAGACTCACTAATCTAGATAAGCGTACCTAAAAACTAGTGCAGACAAAGATAAAGTCCTTATTTCAACAgacaaaagtttaaaatattttaaacccAATGGATTATGTCCCTTTTTGAAGATGTAGGGACAAAAACAAGAAAATAGggaaaatagaaaaagagaaaaaggggTAGTATGGTAAGTACGAAACGGGAAAGGAGAAAAGGGGTGCCCCATTATGACCTAAATACCCATCGTTCTCAAGGTAAGCCCATAAGGCTGTAATACCCAACACAACCCTCGCAACCCTCAAATCCCTTTTGCCCCTCATTCCCTCTATTTCTCCAGCCTCCTTCCATTCCCTTCCTTGCCCTTACTCCTCTTTTCCGATTTTCCCCTTTCTCTCCTTCTCTCTCAGCCTACCCCTTTTACCCGCCATATTCAAATATTTCTCAGACCCTTTTCTTGGATTTCAATTTGGAACCCTATTTCGATCCTTTTTTTTCTCATTTGGATCAATTTTGGTGAAATCTGAGATGGGTTCTGATGGGTTTTGTGTTTTCTTGGTGTTTTGATTGAAAAAGCTGGAATCTTTGAGTTTTAGTTCACTTGGGTTTTAGGGCTGCTCGACAAAGTCTCGATCTTGATTTCAAAGAGCTAGTCTTTTGACTTTTGGCTCTCTCTTAATTGATGGTGAGTTTGGTTTTTATTGGGTTCCTGCTACTAGTTTGGTTTGTGGTTTTTGATGTTGTGATAAATAGATTGTTGGGACTATCTCTTTTACTCTATTGTTTGTTTTAGGGATTTGTACAGCTCAATTATATTGAGCCTTGTTGGTTTTAATTCATTCTTGTAGCTGAAAGGAGCTGCTATTTCACGGAGTTTGATCAGTGCTTTGGACTAATATAGTGCTGGGAGCAGGTCAGATTGTATTCCTTTAACTTTTGGTTTTTATTTGTcctatctttttttatttttctggttTTGAATTCTGATAATAGGTTTAGGTAACTGTGTTTACTTCTCCCTGCATACTCTCTGGTTCAATTAGCTAAATCATGAATCATTTACACTTTGAAGCAGGCCTTGGTGAAATCAGCTGAAGTAAAAATTAGTGATATTTGTTAGTCGTGAGTTGATACTTCATCAAGTGAGAGAAGAGTTTATCTTTTCTTGGTACATTTGCAAAGATTGGTGTCCCCATATTTCTCAGATTGGTAGAACAGGTGACAGAACAGCCTATTGATTGAAGTGTAGGTACTTTTGCAAAGATAAATGGCGAACCATGAGTTGATCCTTGGCCAAAATCACAATTTAGGTGTTGGTGATCAGAACCAGCAAATAGTGTTTGACCATTCTCATGATATGGGTATAAGCCAGAACCATGGATTGGAACTAGCAGAGAACCATAACGATGAGCACGAGATGGGTATAGGGCAGAGCCAAGATCATGACGGGAACCACGAGCATGAGTATGAGAACGAGAATGGTTTACCAATGGAGCGGAAGCCTGAGCATGAAAACCAGGAGTTGCCTGATGAAAACAATGAGTTAGATATTTCTGAACAAGATGAGTTAGGCATCGAGGAAAACCAAGAGCTTGGTGATAACATGGAATTAGCTGTGGTTGAGAGCCATGATATGGGAGTTGAACAACCTGAACATGTATTTGAAGTCCATGATGGCCAGATGGTTCTTGCTTCGTCAGGCCCTGTCATTCAGGCCCGAACTATTTCAGCAACACCTGATTATGAGCTACATGTGGGACAAGAATTCCCTGATGTCAAAAGCTGCCGAAGGGCTTTACGTGACACAGCCATTGCTCTTCACTTCGAGATTCAGACCATAAAATCTGATAAAACTCGTTTTACTGCTAAGTGTGCCAGTGAGGGCTGCCCTTGGCGCATTCATGCTGCCAAACTTCCAGGTGTACCCACATTCACTATCAGAACAATTCATGACAACCATACATGTGGAGGAATCGCGCATCTCGGCCATCAGCAAGCCTCAGTTCAGTGGGTGGCCAACTCTGTGGAGCAACGGCTCCGGGAAAACCCAAATTGCAAGCCAAAAGAGATCCTTGAAGAAATTCACCGGACTCATGGAATCACCCTGTCGTACAAACAAGCTTGGCGTGGAAAGGAACGAATAATGGCTGCTATGCGCGGTTCCTTTGAAGAAGGTTATCGCCTTCTTCCTCAGTACTGTGAACAAGTTAAAAGGACCAATCCAGGGAGTATAGCATCAGTTTACGCAAATCCTGCTGATAATTGCTTTCAGCGGCTTTTTATATCATTTCAGGCTTCTATTTTTGGTTTTCTAAATGCTTGTCGCCCTCTTCTTGGGCTTGATCGGACGTTCTTGAAAAGTAAATATCTTGGTACTTTACTTTTAGCTACTGGCTTTGATGGAGATGGCGGCCTTTTTCCGCTAGCATTTGGTGTTGTTGATGAGGAAAATGATGATAACTGGATGTGGTTTCTCTCTGAACTTCATACCTTGCTAGAGGTCAATACTGAAAACATGCCAAGACTTACCATATTGTCTGACAGGCAGAAGGGCATTGTAGATGGTGTTGAAGCAAATTTTCCCACTGCTTTCCATGGTTTTTGCATGCGTCATTTGAGTGAAAGCTTCCGTAAGGAATTCAACAATACAATGCTTGTTAACCTGTTGTGGGAGGCCGCACATGCTCTTACAGTAATTGAGTTCGAAGCAAAAATTCTCGAGATTGAGGAAATATCACAGGATGCTGCGTATTGGATTCGGCGGATTCCTCCACGATTGTGGGCCACAGCTTATTTTGAGGGCACAAGGTTTGGTCATTTGACTGCTAACATAGTGGAACAATTGAATAATTGGATTCTAGAGGCCTCTGGACTTCCAATAATTCAGATGATGGAATGCATCAGGAGGCAGCTTATGACTTGGTTCAATGAACGAAGAGAGACCAGTATGCAGTGGACGTCAATCCTGGTGCCTACAGCAGAGATGCGAGTTGCAGATGCTCTTGAGCGTGCCCGGACTTATCAGGTTCTTCGTGCTAATGAAGCTGAGTTTGAAGTGATATCTCATGAGGGTACCAATATTGTTGATATTCGGAATCGTTGCTGCCTTTGTCGGGGCTGGCAACTCTATGGTTTGCCCTGTGCACATGCTGTGGCAGCACTACTTTCTTGCCGGCAAAATGTCCACCGGTTTACTGAGAGTTGCTTTACTGTTGCAACGTATCGGAAGACATATTCCCAAACTATACATCCTATTCCAGATAAATCATTATGGAAGGAGTTGTCAGAGGGAGATCCAAATGCTGAGGAGCTTGTTATAAACCCACCTAAGTCACTTCGTCCTCCTGGCAGGCcaaggaagaagagagttagagCAGAAGACCGTGGTAGGGTGAAGCGGGTTGTGCATTGTAGCCGCTGCAATCAGACTGGCCACTTCAGAACGACATGTGCAGCTCCAATTTGAGTTGTCTCTGCAGACAATGAAATCTGTGTGATACCCTCTTCCCGTGCAGAATTTATCTTATGTTCTGTCGAAGGATATTTCTAGTTAGCTTCTCAGTCCATAGTGATAACTTTTCATCTACTAGTCTAGTAAGCTTTTCCTTTTTGGATTTGTCTTAATAATACATTGCAACAAAGGATAAGTTTGGTATTATAACAATGATAACAAGAAAATTGGTTTTCTTAGGTTGTGGATGCCACATGCAATTTACAGTCTTTGCATGCCCTCCTGTCTCCTCTCAATTGGCTGTTAACCCGGTATTTTATTACTAAAAAGATGCCAAGTGCAGGTGCAGCAGTTCCTTCTTTTGCTGTGCTCCAAACGGTCGTTTGGTTAATCCTGAGGTCTAGTATCAAAAGTAGAAGTTTACATTTTTGTTGTTGGTTATAATGTTGTGTATGCACACGTAGACAAGCATTGTGGTCAATGCTTATCATGCCTTGTATAGGATTTCAATGAAGCTAAGGTTCGGTTCATTGAGTTGATTATATTTAACTTTAATTTTTGGTTTTTGGGTCAGTGAAACTACCTATGAACCACCACATTGTTGCTGGTTCAGTATATTTGTAGGGTTTCGGCTATGGCTGGTTGACCGGTTAGAGTCGATGACATTGCCTTGCCCCAGTATTGCTGTTTTCTTCTAGTTGGTTGTCTATTTTCTTTGGCTTTGtcattctttttcctttttttttattgGTTAACCTGTGTTTCAGATTGACAAATTTGAAATGGCTCTGATTTACCAATCTCTGTTCATGCTGTTTTCTTGTTAGGAAATGAAACATGTGTCATCTGTACTTAGATGATTATCTTTTTTAGGGTTTCATATTGATTGGGAAGGATGCTTGGATTGACGATGTGTAGCattacatgaaatttaagatatCTTTACTTGGTTGTCATCCACAGTGTGGTCCAACCTGGATTCTGGACTAGGGTTCAGGTTGCCAGTTTTATGCCGCACCTAAGAGTGTGGTATAGTtgacaatgaaatgaaaatgacaACAGGAGACCAAGGTTCAAATTTCAGCGAGATAAAAAACACTGTCTAAGCCTTGATAGGTAAAGCTCTTCGATACCTGTGCTAGTGGAAGGTAACAAGTGTCCGGTAAATTAGTTTGAGGTATACGTTTAAGATCACAGTTGTAAAACAAAAAAAGTTACAAGTTTGACGGTGAGCAGAATGGCAGCCTCCACTGTCAACTGAGCAAAGTTGTAACTAAAAGCAAACATTCGGGTTATAAAATTCTCAATTTATTTTTCGTTTCTCAAAATACTGGACTTTTCTTTCGTGGTTGTcccaaataacagaaataattgTTATTGAACTGTATATGTAAAATAATtctggagaagataaaataacatataaatagaaatataaacgaaacagaatttaatccgagctcattgaattcacagtgtttctttaaggaatttaatcccctcctagtactcaaggttgtggattattttctcccaggatagaacgaattacacactggtgtagcgatacttcaaacactagtgtttcagcgaacacaaagatcggtagcaaatcacacttactgttgctttgtttgtagttaaaacaatgcagaagataggaggagaagtcagaaattcgtatggaaaatctgagagaatggactggtatttatagtcaatgttgagctcaaacttaagaggtgcaactcttcaaattcgaagaggtgccaactgtttcttcaaatctgaagaggtgcaaattgttcttcaaatccgaagaggtgcaaactgttttgTAAATGTCTTTTGCAAAAAGCgaagggcatatactattacgtttggatttaatattaatattccgtTTACAAAAAATCGGATATTTAATAACAActctgttaatatttactattaacaaatatatTTGGGCCAAAAACCGAAGCCGTAGCCGAGGGACGACGGcggcggcgcgaggcttgccttcttcttaactctttaagagttagaagaaccgcaattgtatatatacccatcaaaatctttttctcttccaatatgggacaatatccctttgtcaaggagggaaactcaaatattttcaatttcactccatttcccattcaccctcttttaagttacatttaagcttaaaaactCAATaattttaagctacatttaagcttaaaaatccaataataatttctctatttgTATAGAATGTTGTACCTTTTACATTTGATCTTGTATAAAGTGAAATTTTCTGCctttttcttcttattattattaaaaatggacattgttgcttctttttctttcgctctagtatatttttgtatatgtaAGTTTTCCTCTCAATTTTACCTTTGGTATCATGTTTGATGTTTTCGAGCAGTTAATCCTGCTGACGCTGATTTGAAAGTTTtttaaaaatgcaaaaataaataaataaataaataaattagtaGAAACTAAAGCTTACTATTGAAGGCTGTAGCAATAAAAAAGTTAACATAAAGGGGATTTTACCCCGGAAAATGGCCCTTGAATTATTTGAAATAACTCAAAAATGCCTTCTGTTTGTTTTAGGTACCAAAAATATCCTTGCCGTctatattttggaccacaaatgcccTTAAACCGTTAGTCTTGCCATTGAAGGAGACATGTCAGTCCAACTGGGTAAGATTTGCTTACAttatcaaagcaaaacttcagatagcctgaagtttggcctgacttgcaaaggcaatcacgcaaatttcagttcatagtgcaatggCAAACTTCAATTCAATAAAACTACAACATGTTTTGGCTgaaatttttgttttgtaattgttgaacttcaacattctaggaggtgaagttttgttttgtaattgctgaacttcagcattctaggagctgaagttttgttttgtaattgctgaacttcaacattttaggagctgaagttttgttttgtatttgctgaacttcagcattctaggagctgaagtttttgttttatatttgctAAACTTCAACAGTCTTAGAGCTGAAGTTGTGTTCTGCCTTTTTTTGAAGTTAGAtggctttaaaatataacttaagctaaattgtgctgaagttttaactgattttttgataatgttctgaagttatttttcctatcttttatttttcagttCTGCAGCCCTTTTCTGTCGTTTTTCCTGCAGATCATATCATAAAGCAAGGGGTAAGCTAATTCCAAGAGATCGCGAGGGCAGCTATTGTGTATAATAAATTTCACATGCATGTGCCATTTTTGTGGAGGTAACTTGGAAGAGAGGACATGTAGTAGTCAGTTGTTGTTGTATGTTTAAGAAGGATGGACCAGGGAAAGACACAAATCACACCTACTTTAACCAGCTTGTGGAGTTTTATTTACTAGTCCTTCAACATAGAATATGGTAGTTGATAAGATTTAATAAAACTTTACAGATCCAATCAATAATACTTATACAAAGTCTCATGtgtttgagagagaaaagaagaagaggaaaagaagaggAGGAAGTAAGGAGCGCATACGTCAGGAGTAAGAAGAGGAGTCAAGTTGTCAAAATTAAGGTATAGGTTAAAGAATTTTTAAAATATGGATATAGGTTAAATGAGGACGACCAAATAAGGCGCCCGTGTAATTTTTACCATATTTTATGTAGCTTCTTATTATGTAAACTTCATTTTGAaacatttaaatatttatatttgaatTGAGACTGAAAAAAGAAGTGTCGTCTTTGTATTCTGTCCTccattaatttttaaaattaaaaccaaGGATATAGTAATTACGTGACTATTATATTAGTGACAAAAGGTGTTGAGGTAGCAAGTATTCCAAGGTAC contains:
- the LOC104091763 gene encoding uncharacterized protein, producing MANHELILGQNHNLGVGDQNQQIVFDHSHDMGISQNHGLELAENHNDEHEMGIGQSQDHDGNHEHEYENENGLPMERKPEHENQELPDENNELDISEQDELGIEENQELGDNMELAVVESHDMGVEQPEHVFEVHDGQMVLASSGPVIQARTISATPDYELHVGQEFPDVKSCRRALRDTAIALHFEIQTIKSDKTRFTAKCASEGCPWRIHAAKLPGVPTFTIRTIHDNHTCGGIAHLGHQQASVQWVANSVEQRLRENPNCKPKEILEEIHRTHGITLSYKQAWRGKERIMAAMRGSFEEGYRLLPQYCEQVKRTNPGSIASVYANPADNCFQRLFISFQASIFGFLNACRPLLGLDRTFLKSKYLGTLLLATGFDGDGGLFPLAFGVVDEENDDNWMWFLSELHTLLEVNTENMPRLTILSDRQKGIVDGVEANFPTAFHGFCMRHLSESFRKEFNNTMLVNLLWEAAHALTVIEFEAKILEIEEISQDAAYWIRRIPPRLWATAYFEGTRFGHLTANIVEQLNNWILEASGLPIIQMMECIRRQLMTWFNERRETSMQWTSILVPTAEMRVADALERARTYQVLRANEAEFEVISHEGTNIVDIRNRCCLCRGWQLYGLPCAHAVAALLSCRQNVHRFTESCFTVATYRKTYSQTIHPIPDKSLWKELSEGDPNAEELVINPPKSLRPPGRPRKKRVRAEDRGRVKRVVHCSRCNQTGHFRTTCAAPI